In one window of Zingiber officinale cultivar Zhangliang chromosome 11A, Zo_v1.1, whole genome shotgun sequence DNA:
- the LOC122031631 gene encoding zinc finger MYM-type protein 1-like, translating to MRQEYNLKVSRIKDKVWRLPFRRHDESSTSSNRGNFLELLKWYSSECPEVAPVVGINAPGNNQMIAPKIQKQLVNACAVETTNDILDDLGDRWFTLLLDEARDCSVKEQMAVVIRYVNKYGEVIERFITVVHVATTTAACLKEAIDSLFAKYGLSVARLRGQGYDGASNMSGEFNGLKSLIMKENPYALYVHCFAHQLQLVVVAVAQANQYVCDFMWIVGSIVNTSASSCKRADKLRQLEHDKKVKLLERGEISSGRGLNQETSLARPGDTRWGSHHSTLCRIEQMWPSVIEVLQNLIDDGDRSSKGLSRTLVERMERYEFVFILLLMKRILAITNHLSTVLQEKDQNIVNAMRLINNVKCKLQKLRDSGWDILLEDVKKFCNTHSIEIINMTDNINSRSRLKRDGKNVIDIILQEMDSRFSETTTDLLINMSCLDPRNSFSRFDAQKLVRLAHFYEDDFSWNERMLVEQELETYIDDVRSDERFEGISDLGALAKKMIETMKNRVFPLVYRMIELALLLPVAIATVERVFSAMNIVKTDLRNRIGDEWMNDSLVVYIEKDIFNTVDNELILQRFQNMESRRMQLSRIR from the exons ATGAGGCAAGAATACAATTTGAAGGtttcaagaatcaaagacaaagtGTGGA GATTACCTTTTCGGAGGCATGATGAGTCTTCAACATCATCCAATAgaggaaattttttagaattgctCAAATGGTATAGCTCGGAGTGTCCAGAAGTTGCGCCGGTTGTTGGAATAAATGCACCtggaaataatcaaatgattgcccCAAAAATTCAGAAGCAATTGGTGAATGCTTGTGCAGTTGAGACCACAAATGATATTCTAGATGATCTTGGAGATAGGTGGTTCACTTTACTACTTGATGAGGCTCGTGACTGTTCAGTGAAAGAGCAAATGGCAGTTGTTATTAGATATGTGAACAAATATGGAGAGGTGATTGAACGATTTATAACTGTAGTTCATGTTGCAACAACTACAGCTGCTTGTTTGAAGGAGGCAATCGACTCTTTATTTGCTAAGTATGGTTTGTCAGTGGCGAGATTGAGgggtcaaggatatgatggtgcttCAAATATGTCTGGAGAATTTAATGGATTAAAGTCACTGATAATGAAAGAAAATCCGTATGCATTgtatgttcattgttttgctcatcaactcCAACTAGTGGTTGTAGCTGTTGCTCAAGCAAATCAATATGTTTGTGATTTCATGTGGATTGTTGGTTCAATTGTGAATACATCTGCATCATCTTGCAAAAGGGCCGACAAACTTCGACAACTTGAACATGACAAAAAAGTTAAACTTCTTGAAAGAGGAGAGATTAGTTCTGGTAGAGGACTAAACCAAGAAACTAGTCTAGCTAGACCTGGAGATACACGATGGGGGTCTCATCATTCAACTTTATGTCGTATTGAACAAATGTGGCCATCTGTTATAGAGGTTCTTCAAAATTTGATTGATGATGGTGATCGTTCTTCTAAGGGTTTAAGTAGAACTTTGGTTGAAAGAATGGAGAGGTAtgaatttgtgtttattttactATTGATGAAACGTATATTGGCAATCACAAATCATTTGTCAACCGTTCTACAAGAGAAAGATCAAAATATTGTGAATGCGATGCGTTTGATCAATAATGTGAAATGCAAATTGCAAAAGTTGAGAGATTCTGGATGGGATATTTTACTTGAGGATGTGAAGAAGTTTTGTAACACTCATTccattgaaataattaatatgaCAGATAACATCAACAGCCGTAGTCGTTTGAAGAGAGATGgaaaaaat GTTATCGATATTATTCTACAGGAGATGGATAGTCGTTTCTCTGAAACAACTACAGATTTGTTGATTAATATGTCATGCCTTGATCCTAGGAACTCATTCTCTAGATTTGATGCACAGAAGTTAGTGCGTCTGGCTCATTTTTATGAggatgatttttcttggaatgaGCGTATGTTGGTTGAACAAGAGCTTGAAACATATATTGATGACGTCAGATCAGATGAACGGTTTGAAGGCATTTCAGATTTGGGAGCTCTTGCAAAGAAAATGATTGAAACAATGAAGAACCGTGTGTTTCCTTTGGTTTATCGGATGATTGAGCTAGCCTTACTTCTTCCAGTTGCTATTGCAACCGTTGAAAGAGTGTTTTCGGCAATGAATATTGTCAAAACAGATTTGCGAAACAGGATTggagatgaatggatgaatgaTAGTTTAGTAGTCTATATCGAGAAAGATATTTTTAATACTGTCGACAATGAGCTAATTTTACAGCGTTTTCAGAACATGGAGTCTCGAAGAATGCAATTGTCACGTATTCGttag